The following coding sequences lie in one Candidatus Poribacteria bacterium genomic window:
- a CDS encoding leucine-rich repeat domain-containing protein, translating to MPFIHVDWFLATASLPPLYHDILGLPETDRELETRLEVNVVENTRNAAGRRVWRAGFSDSGVSSNNRVVERHTSRYGAYWKSYDFAGSVGTQNIFTHPLSFTHDGGEIIFNLPNGLQAYYLVDAGGNRLDAAPISIVSNPAASDPTVRNGLSCIGCHTEGMKEFEDQVRAVVKQNPNPPFDKARALRLYTERSVMAAHVEKDTARYRQALEASGDVFGGIEPVQRFYEAFQRPLDAAHAAAAVDLEIETFLRKIRENASLKNLGLGVLTSASGSVKRDTWTSNFSEIVATLSSPDSSGVQPVAPREELIPGESVHFPDPNLRAAIAEALGKAPRSTITVAEMATLERLDASGMEIRDLRGLEFATNLETLEIKANLISDLSPIAGLTQLGRLGLAGNMISDISPLRELKSLGSLAIYNNEISDISPLSGLTNLHWLSMYKNPISDLSPVANLKSLTGIRVRVEAPGNLSPLAGLINLDAVFYWGLGEPVPDLSPLTKLPKLAKIDIEGGGKVDVSPLSGLTAIKELWLPNCGISNLSFLEKLTTLERVNLGHNNISDISALSALPNLKWLDLRENQISDFSPLDGVR from the coding sequence GTGCCGTTCATTCATGTGGATTGGTTTCTGGCGACTGCCTCTTTACCACCCCTCTACCACGACATTTTGGGACTCCCCGAGACGGACCGTGAACTGGAAACTCGATTGGAAGTAAATGTGGTTGAAAATACTCGGAACGCCGCGGGCAGACGCGTCTGGCGTGCGGGGTTCAGCGATTCGGGTGTCTCAAGCAACAACCGCGTTGTTGAGCGACACACTTCACGGTATGGCGCGTATTGGAAAAGCTACGACTTTGCTGGGAGTGTCGGGACACAGAATATCTTTACGCATCCGTTATCATTCACGCACGACGGTGGTGAGATTATCTTCAACCTTCCGAATGGCTTACAGGCGTACTATCTGGTAGATGCGGGAGGCAATCGTCTGGATGCGGCACCGATAAGCATCGTATCCAATCCCGCAGCGAGCGATCCGACTGTCCGCAACGGACTCTCCTGTATTGGATGTCATACCGAGGGGATGAAGGAATTTGAAGATCAGGTGCGGGCAGTCGTCAAGCAGAACCCAAATCCACCGTTTGACAAAGCGCGTGCCTTGCGACTCTATACGGAGCGATCTGTGATGGCTGCGCATGTAGAGAAAGATACGGCGCGTTACCGTCAAGCACTTGAAGCGTCAGGCGATGTATTTGGGGGCATTGAGCCGGTTCAGCGGTTCTACGAGGCGTTTCAAAGACCGCTTGATGCAGCACATGCTGCCGCGGCAGTTGATTTGGAAATCGAGACGTTCCTCCGAAAGATTCGTGAGAATGCGAGTCTAAAAAACTTGGGATTAGGTGTGCTAACAAGTGCGAGCGGCAGCGTGAAAAGGGATACATGGACATCGAATTTCAGTGAAATCGTTGCCACGCTGAGTTCACCTGACAGCAGTGGTGTTCAGCCAGTTGCTCCTCGGGAGGAACTCATTCCTGGCGAGTCTGTTCACTTCCCCGACCCGAACTTGCGTGCGGCGATTGCAGAGGCTCTTGGCAAAGCACCGAGGTCTACTATTACAGTGGCGGAGATGGCAACATTAGAACGCCTTGATGCGAGCGGAATGGAGATTAGGGATTTGAGGGGACTTGAGTTCGCAACAAATCTGGAAACTTTGGAAATTAAGGCTAATTTGATATCCGACCTTTCTCCGATTGCGGGGTTAACCCAACTGGGCCGACTGGGATTGGCAGGGAATATGATCTCGGACATTTCACCACTTAGGGAACTAAAAAGTTTAGGATCACTCGCAATATATAATAATGAGATTTCGGACATCTCACCACTATCAGGATTAACAAACTTACATTGGTTATCTATGTATAAGAACCCAATTTCAGATCTCTCACCCGTTGCGAATTTAAAAAGCCTCACTGGGATAAGGGTGAGGGTTGAAGCACCCGGTAATCTATCGCCCCTCGCAGGATTAATCAACTTGGATGCTGTTTTCTACTGGGGTTTGGGTGAACCTGTTCCTGACTTATCGCCGCTAACAAAGTTACCAAAACTCGCAAAGATAGATATTGAAGGCGGTGGTAAAGTGGATGTATCTCCCCTATCAGGATTGACAGCTATAAAAGAACTATGGCTACCCAACTGCGGAATCTCTAATCTTTCATTTTTAGAGAAGCTCACCACCTTGGAACGGGTAAACCTTGGGCATAACAACATCTCAGACATATCGGCATTATCAGCATTACCCAATCTGAAGTGGTTGGATCTTAGGGAAAACCAGATATCCGATTTTTCACCTTTGGATGGGGTCCG